One window from the genome of Saimiri boliviensis isolate mSaiBol1 chromosome 2, mSaiBol1.pri, whole genome shotgun sequence encodes:
- the LOC101046970 gene encoding olfactory receptor 4F4 produces MKKVTEESVSWNESTSETNNSMVTEFIFLGLSDSQELQIFLFVLFFVFYGGIVFGNLLIVITVVSDFHLHSPMYFLLANLSFIDLSLSSVTAPKMITDFFSECKVISFKGCLVQIFFLHFFGGSELVILIAMAFDRYVAICKPLHYTTIMCGNTCVGIVAVAWGIGFLHSVSQLAFAVHLPFCGPNEVDSFYCDLPRVIELACTDTYRLDIMLIANSGVLTICSFVLLIISYTIILMTIQRCPSDSSSKALSTLTAHITVVLLFFGPCILIYAWPFPIKSLDKFLAVFYSVITPLLNPIIYTLRNKDMKTAIRRLRKWDVHPSVKS; encoded by the exons ATGAAGAAG GTAACTGAAGAGTCTGTTTCTTGGAATGAATCAACAAGTGAAACGAATAACTCCATGGTGACTGAATTCATTTTTCTGGGTCTCTCTGATTCTCAGGAACTCCAGATTTTcctatttgtgttgttttttgtaTTCTATGGGGGAATCGTGTTTGGAAACCTTCTTATTGTCATAACAGTGGTATCTGACTTCCACCTTCACTCTCCCATGTACTTCCTGCTAGCCAATCTTTCATTCATTGATCTGTCTTTGTCTTCTGTCACAGCCCCCAAGATGATTACTGACTTTTTCAGTGAGTGCAAAGTCATCTCTTTCAAGGGCTGCCTTGTTCagatatttttccttcacttctttGGTGGGAGTGAGTTGGTGATCCTCATAGCCATGGCCTTTGACAGATATGTAGCAATATGCAAACCTCTGCACTATACCACAATTATGTGTGGCAACACATGTGTCGGTATTGTGGCTGTTGCATGGGGAATTGGCTTTCTCCATTCGGTGAGCCAGTTGGCCTTTGCAGTGCACTTACCCTTCTGTGGTCCCAATGAGGTGGATAGCTTTTATTGTGACCTTCCTAGGGTAATCGAACTTGCCTGTACAGATACCTACAGGCTAGATATTATGCTCATTGCTAACAGTGGTGTGCTCACTATATGTTCTTTTGTTCTTCTAATCATCTCATACACTATCATCCTAATGACCATCCAGCGCTGCCCTTCAGATAGCTCATCCAAGGCTCTGTCCACTTTGACTGCTCACATCACAGTAGTTCTTTTGTTCTTTGGACCATGTATTCTTATTTATGCCTGGCCATTCCCCATCAAATCATTAGATAAATTCCTTGCTGTATTTTATTCTGTGATCACCCCTCTCTTGAACCCAATTATATACACACTGAGGAACAAAGACATGAAGACTGCCATAAGACGGCTGAGAAAATGGGATGTACATCCCAGTGTAAAGTCTTAA